In a genomic window of Tepidibacillus fermentans:
- the hisIE gene encoding bifunctional phosphoribosyl-AMP cyclohydrolase/phosphoribosyl-ATP diphosphatase HisIE yields MSNFTTEIDISQIKWNEQGLLPVVIQDVESKQVLMVAYMNEESLKKTLESGETWFWSRSRKELWHKGATSGHIQKVKELRLDCDQDTLLVQVEQTGVACHTGSYTCFQEEKEQDSSKILENLAQLIQERDQERPEGSYTTYLFEQGTDKILKKVGEETSEVIIAAKNENRQEIINEASDLLYHLLVLFQAKGISIREVMAELQRRHQSPSHDQKFNRKPELKKRQS; encoded by the coding sequence TTGAGTAATTTTACAACCGAGATTGATATTTCACAAATTAAGTGGAATGAACAAGGACTATTACCAGTTGTGATTCAAGATGTGGAATCGAAACAGGTTCTAATGGTTGCTTATATGAATGAAGAATCTTTGAAAAAAACGCTTGAATCTGGTGAAACTTGGTTTTGGAGTCGATCAAGAAAAGAACTTTGGCATAAAGGAGCAACTTCTGGCCATATTCAAAAAGTAAAAGAACTAAGATTGGATTGTGACCAAGATACCTTGCTTGTACAAGTAGAACAAACAGGAGTCGCCTGCCATACGGGTTCATACACTTGTTTCCAAGAAGAGAAAGAGCAGGATTCTAGTAAAATACTCGAGAATTTAGCCCAACTTATCCAAGAAAGAGATCAAGAACGTCCAGAAGGATCCTATACCACTTATCTCTTTGAACAAGGTACAGATAAAATTTTGAAAAAAGTAGGAGAAGAGACGAGTGAAGTGATCATTGCTGCAAAGAATGAAAATCGTCAAGAAATCATCAATGAAGCGAGTGATCTTCTCTATCATCTTCTTGTTTTGTTCCAAGCAAAGGGAATCTCCATAAGAGAGGTAATGGCAGAGTTGCAAAGACGACACCAAAGTCCTTCTCATGATCAAAAATTTAACCGTAAACCGGAATTAAAGAAAAGACAATCGTAA
- the hisF gene encoding imidazole glycerol phosphate synthase subunit HisF, protein MLTKRIISCLDVKDGRVVKGIQFVQLRDAGDPVELAKVYDQEGADELVFLDISATYEGRKTMIDVVERTAGSISIPFTVGGGIGSVDDMRALLRAGADKVSINSSAVANPDLVNQGAKVFGNQCIVVAIDAKYNEEWEDYEVVTHGGRKPTGLRVRDWAKEVEKRGAGEILLTSMDQDGKKQGFDLKLTRMVAEAVQIPVIASGGGGNAEHFAEAFEIGKADAALAASIFHYGEVKIPELKAELQKKGLNVR, encoded by the coding sequence ATGTTAACCAAGCGCATTATCTCTTGTTTAGATGTAAAAGATGGGCGGGTTGTAAAAGGAATTCAGTTTGTTCAACTGCGTGATGCAGGTGATCCTGTGGAGTTGGCAAAGGTTTACGATCAAGAGGGTGCCGATGAATTAGTTTTTTTGGATATTTCTGCGACCTATGAAGGGCGGAAAACAATGATTGATGTGGTTGAACGAACGGCCGGATCGATTTCTATCCCTTTTACCGTTGGGGGTGGGATTGGTTCGGTAGATGATATGAGAGCACTCTTACGAGCAGGAGCAGATAAAGTCTCCATTAATTCCAGTGCAGTAGCCAATCCAGACCTCGTCAATCAAGGAGCAAAGGTATTTGGCAACCAATGTATTGTTGTTGCCATTGATGCGAAATATAACGAGGAATGGGAAGATTATGAAGTAGTTACTCATGGAGGAAGAAAACCAACGGGTTTACGGGTTCGCGATTGGGCAAAAGAGGTAGAAAAACGAGGAGCAGGTGAGATCCTTCTAACAAGTATGGATCAGGATGGAAAAAAACAAGGTTTTGATTTAAAATTAACAAGAATGGTTGCTGAAGCTGTTCAAATCCCTGTGATTGCTTCTGGTGGTGGTGGAAATGCGGAACATTTTGCAGAAGCCTTTGAAATCGGAAAAGCAGATGCAGCATTAGCTGCTTCCATCTTTCATTATGGTGAAGTAAAAATTCCCGAATTAAAAGCAGAACTCCAAAAAAAGGGGTTGAATGTTCGTTGA
- the hisA gene encoding 1-(5-phosphoribosyl)-5-[(5-phosphoribosylamino)methylideneamino]imidazole-4-carboxamide isomerase has translation MSFTIYPAIDLRGGQCVRLFQGDYGQETVYGDPIEIAKQWQKRGATWLHLVDLDGAKEGAPIQMEVIAKIVKVIDIPVQVGGGIRTLETIQKYFQLGVSRLILGTAALENRELLKQALELNPEGIAVGIDARNGYVATRGWLETSQVPAIELGKELVKMGVRRFIFTDIAKDGTLTGPNIVATRQFAKETKGEVIASGGVSQIEDLIQLKQYEEEGIGGAIVGKALYTGNLSFEEALQRIKEA, from the coding sequence ATGAGTTTTACCATTTACCCAGCTATCGATCTGCGTGGTGGACAGTGTGTTCGCTTATTTCAAGGAGATTATGGACAAGAAACGGTTTATGGAGATCCCATCGAAATCGCAAAACAATGGCAGAAAAGGGGTGCAACCTGGTTGCATCTTGTGGATCTTGATGGAGCCAAAGAAGGAGCACCGATTCAAATGGAAGTGATTGCGAAGATCGTCAAAGTGATTGATATTCCTGTCCAAGTAGGTGGTGGGATCCGAACATTGGAGACGATCCAAAAATATTTTCAACTTGGCGTTTCTCGTCTTATCTTGGGAACGGCTGCATTAGAAAACCGGGAATTGTTAAAACAAGCCCTTGAGTTAAATCCTGAGGGGATTGCGGTTGGTATCGATGCACGAAATGGGTATGTCGCAACTCGGGGTTGGTTAGAAACCAGTCAAGTCCCTGCGATCGAACTCGGAAAAGAATTAGTTAAGATGGGAGTAAGGCGGTTTATTTTTACCGACATAGCAAAAGACGGGACATTAACAGGACCAAACATTGTGGCGACACGACAATTTGCCAAAGAAACCAAAGGAGAAGTAATCGCTTCTGGTGGAGTTAGCCAAATTGAGGATCTGATTCAGTTAAAGCAATATGAAGAAGAGGGAATAGGTGGAGCGATTGTTGGCAAAGCCCTCTATACAGGAAATCTCTCCTTTGAAGAAGCATTACAACGGATCAAGGAGGCATAA
- the hisH gene encoding imidazole glycerol phosphate synthase subunit HisH: MIAIIDYGMGNLHSVQKALERLGFEAKATDGAKEILSADKVILPGVGAFGDAMENLRKKELIPVIHQLIEQGTPFLGICLGMQLLFDSSEEHGYHQGLGIFRGHVKRFAGDYKIPHMGWNELNIQQKDHPLFAGIEGGHVYFVHSYYVDVEEKSILLATTDYYQEVPAIVGKNHVIGMQFHPEKSGQVGMKLLDRFAKGEIA; encoded by the coding sequence ATGATTGCCATTATAGATTATGGAATGGGGAATTTACACAGTGTGCAAAAAGCATTAGAACGATTAGGTTTTGAAGCAAAAGCTACTGATGGGGCAAAAGAGATTCTATCTGCGGATAAAGTGATCTTACCTGGTGTTGGGGCTTTTGGCGATGCTATGGAGAATCTACGAAAAAAAGAGCTTATCCCTGTCATTCATCAACTGATTGAACAAGGTACACCGTTTTTAGGAATTTGTCTTGGAATGCAGTTATTATTTGATTCAAGTGAAGAACATGGCTATCATCAAGGATTAGGAATATTTCGCGGTCATGTGAAACGTTTTGCGGGAGATTATAAGATTCCCCATATGGGCTGGAATGAATTAAACATTCAGCAAAAAGATCATCCATTGTTTGCAGGGATAGAGGGAGGGCATGTCTATTTTGTCCATTCCTACTATGTTGACGTAGAAGAAAAAAGCATCTTATTAGCAACGACCGATTATTATCAAGAGGTTCCAGCGATTGTTGGGAAGAACCATGTCATCGGCATGCAATTTCACCCAGAAAAAAGTGGCCAGGTTGGCATGAAATTGTTGGATCGATTTGCAAAGGGGGAGATTGCATGA
- the hisB gene encoding imidazoleglycerol-phosphate dehydratase HisB yields the protein MERERKARIYRKTKETEIEVVLNLDGEGKTELETGVPFLEHMLDLWSKHGHFDLTVKAKGDIEIDDHHTVEDIAICLGQAFKEALGSKEGINRYGMSVVPMDEALGQVIVDISNRPHLEYRIDLPDSRIGTFATELFHEFLWKFALESRMTIHTIVHYGRNSHHMIEAIFKALGRSLHEAIQINPKQKGIPSSKGVL from the coding sequence ATGGAACGGGAACGAAAAGCAAGAATCTATCGAAAAACGAAGGAAACAGAGATCGAAGTGGTATTAAACCTCGATGGGGAAGGCAAAACAGAACTAGAGACAGGGGTTCCCTTCCTTGAACATATGTTGGATTTATGGAGCAAACACGGTCATTTCGATTTAACTGTTAAAGCTAAAGGAGATATTGAGATTGATGATCACCATACCGTTGAAGATATCGCAATTTGCTTAGGTCAAGCCTTTAAAGAGGCATTAGGTTCCAAGGAAGGGATCAACCGGTATGGAATGAGTGTTGTTCCCATGGATGAAGCGTTAGGTCAAGTGATTGTCGATATTAGCAATCGTCCTCATTTGGAATATCGGATCGACCTTCCTGATTCAAGAATTGGGACATTTGCAACGGAATTATTTCATGAATTCTTATGGAAATTCGCTCTCGAATCACGGATGACGATTCATACGATTGTTCACTATGGCCGCAATTCTCACCATATGATTGAAGCGATTTTTAAGGCATTAGGAAGAAGCCTGCATGAGGCGATTCAAATCAATCCAAAGCAAAAAGGAATTCCTTCGAGTAAAGGGGTATTGTAA
- the hisD gene encoding histidinol dehydrogenase, translating into MIKIYRQYTEFKRRENNDNLEEKRQRVLEIIQQVRMNGDKALLAFTKEFDHVELSSLRVPVEEIEQADQKEDSAFVSALKEAAEKIRSFHQKQKRESWFSTEEDGTILGQKVTPMDRVGIYVPGGTAAYPSSVLMNAIPAQVAGVKEIVMVTPPNRDGKVNPHVLLAAKILGIDEVYAVGGAQAVAALAYGTETIKPVDKIVGPGNIFVALAKREVFGQVGIDMIAGPSEIAIVADENANPIYLAADLLSQAEHDPMASSVLWTTSESLAEAVQLEVEKQLQQLPRERIARESIENYGGIIVVESLEEAFKQVNQMAPEHLEVMVEQPFAWLPKIKHAGAIFLGTYSSEPVGDYFAGPNHVLPTSGTARFSSPLNVDDFIKKSSIIAYSKEALFEHGKKIITLAEKEGLHAHGKAIAVRLEGER; encoded by the coding sequence ATGATCAAGATCTATCGCCAGTATACAGAATTTAAACGTCGGGAAAACAATGACAATCTTGAAGAGAAAAGACAACGGGTCTTAGAAATCATCCAACAAGTACGAATGAATGGGGACAAGGCCCTCCTTGCTTTTACCAAAGAATTTGATCATGTAGAACTATCATCCCTTAGAGTCCCTGTTGAAGAAATTGAGCAAGCTGATCAGAAGGAAGATTCAGCTTTTGTTTCTGCTTTAAAAGAGGCAGCAGAAAAAATTCGCTCCTTTCACCAAAAACAAAAACGGGAATCATGGTTTAGCACCGAAGAAGATGGAACGATTTTAGGTCAGAAGGTTACACCGATGGATCGGGTGGGGATCTATGTACCTGGAGGGACAGCCGCTTATCCTTCTTCCGTATTGATGAATGCGATCCCTGCTCAAGTAGCGGGAGTAAAAGAGATTGTGATGGTGACCCCACCGAATCGAGATGGTAAAGTGAATCCCCATGTTTTATTAGCTGCAAAAATTTTGGGGATTGATGAGGTTTATGCAGTAGGTGGAGCACAAGCTGTTGCTGCATTAGCTTATGGAACGGAGACGATCAAACCAGTAGACAAAATTGTCGGTCCTGGGAATATCTTTGTTGCCTTAGCCAAACGGGAAGTGTTTGGTCAAGTTGGAATCGATATGATTGCGGGTCCTAGTGAAATTGCGATTGTGGCTGATGAGAATGCCAATCCAATCTATCTAGCAGCTGACCTCTTATCTCAGGCTGAACATGATCCGATGGCTTCTTCCGTATTATGGACAACATCTGAGTCTTTAGCAGAAGCAGTCCAATTAGAGGTGGAAAAACAGTTACAGCAATTACCACGTGAACGAATAGCAAGGGAATCGATTGAGAATTATGGTGGAATTATTGTTGTCGAGAGTTTAGAAGAGGCTTTTAAACAGGTGAATCAAATGGCTCCTGAGCATTTGGAAGTGATGGTCGAACAACCCTTTGCATGGCTTCCAAAAATTAAGCATGCTGGCGCGATTTTCTTAGGAACATATAGTTCAGAACCTGTAGGCGATTATTTTGCAGGACCAAATCACGTGCTACCGACAAGTGGTACGGCAAGGTTTTCTTCGCCGTTAAATGTGGATGATTTTATCAAGAAATCGAGTATTATCGCTTATAGTAAGGAAGCGCTTTTTGAACATGGGAAGAAAATTATTACGTTAGCTGAAAAAGAGGGACTACATGCCCATGGAAAAGCGATAGCGGTTCGATTGGAAGGTGAGAGGTAA
- the hisG gene encoding ATP phosphoribosyltransferase encodes MKEQRLTIAVPKGRIMGEAIEIWRKAGLPVPKDIEDTRKLILTTEDGAMEWILAKPMDVPTYVEYGVADLGIAGKDVLMETGREVYELLDLKISQCRLSVAGLPRVEPKGIMPRIASKYPRVAERYFREQGKQVEVIELHGSVELGPIVGLVDRIVDIVSTGQTLKENGLVEYETIADISTRLIANQVSYRMKQAAIKEIIERLKEVI; translated from the coding sequence ATGAAAGAACAACGATTAACCATTGCTGTGCCAAAAGGTCGGATTATGGGAGAAGCGATAGAAATTTGGCGAAAGGCAGGGTTACCTGTCCCAAAAGATATTGAAGATACACGCAAATTAATCTTGACGACGGAAGATGGAGCAATGGAATGGATCCTAGCTAAACCGATGGATGTCCCTACTTATGTGGAATATGGAGTAGCAGATCTAGGTATTGCTGGCAAAGACGTTCTGATGGAAACAGGACGAGAAGTTTATGAACTCCTTGATCTGAAAATTAGTCAATGCCGTTTATCCGTTGCTGGACTACCTAGAGTGGAGCCAAAGGGAATCATGCCAAGAATAGCAAGTAAATATCCAAGAGTGGCAGAAAGATATTTTCGTGAACAGGGAAAACAGGTGGAAGTGATTGAACTTCATGGATCGGTTGAATTAGGGCCAATCGTTGGTTTGGTTGACCGGATTGTCGATATTGTCTCTACTGGACAGACATTAAAAGAAAACGGTCTTGTCGAATATGAAACCATTGCCGATATATCGACTCGCCTAATCGCCAATCAAGTGAGTTACCGAATGAAACAAGCAGCCATTAAAGAGATTATAGAACGCTTAAAAGAAGTAATCTAA
- a CDS encoding ATP phosphoribosyltransferase regulatory subunit — MGKLKNFEKPIGFRDLLPEMANQKREIENRLQTLFSRWGYQEMITPTLEYDQIVGKASAISDSKMFRLLDRQGNALVLRPDMTAPIARVVSSVLRNETLPIRISYHANVFRAQENEAGRFSEFYQSGIELIGERTPDADAEVLTLAIQSLRQVGIDSFRIIVGHVEYLNGILDEWIDEEEQKKVLKERLAKRDFVGYQRFVEENIGMELGRKTLLSILDLQGDFSVLAKARKITSSEKAEKALDELIQIYQLLQLYQVEEYVSFDLIFVPHLEYYTGMVFEATGEGLGFPVCSGGRYDSLLSLFNNPQYATGFALHLDRILDLATVNQESKEKVYIIYDLAHQDEALRYAVKLRETKGMVVETIRIDSKEDLQFIRSNNKTVERIYFLQEDIEE; from the coding sequence ATGGGAAAGTTAAAAAACTTTGAGAAACCAATTGGATTTCGCGATCTTTTACCAGAGATGGCAAATCAGAAAAGAGAAATAGAGAATCGTTTACAGACCTTGTTTTCTCGTTGGGGATACCAAGAGATGATCACCCCAACTTTGGAATACGATCAAATCGTTGGAAAAGCAAGTGCGATCTCGGATTCGAAGATGTTTCGTTTACTCGACCGTCAAGGAAATGCGCTTGTTTTACGTCCAGATATGACTGCTCCAATTGCACGGGTTGTTTCTTCTGTTTTACGAAATGAAACATTACCGATTCGTATTTCCTATCATGCAAATGTCTTTCGTGCACAAGAAAATGAAGCAGGTCGTTTTTCGGAATTTTACCAATCGGGAATTGAGCTGATCGGAGAAAGAACACCTGATGCGGATGCCGAAGTGTTAACCCTAGCGATTCAATCGTTGAGACAAGTAGGGATCGATTCATTTCGGATCATTGTTGGTCATGTAGAATATTTAAATGGAATATTGGATGAATGGATCGATGAAGAAGAACAAAAAAAAGTTTTAAAAGAAAGGTTAGCAAAACGAGATTTTGTGGGCTATCAACGATTTGTTGAAGAAAATATAGGGATGGAACTAGGAAGAAAAACCCTTTTATCCATTCTTGATTTACAAGGGGATTTTAGCGTTTTAGCAAAAGCAAGGAAAATCACTTCTTCAGAAAAGGCAGAAAAAGCCCTTGACGAGCTTATTCAAATCTACCAACTCCTTCAACTCTATCAAGTAGAAGAATACGTATCTTTTGATCTTATTTTTGTTCCCCATTTGGAATACTATACAGGAATGGTCTTTGAGGCAACAGGGGAAGGATTAGGTTTTCCTGTATGTAGTGGTGGACGGTATGATTCCTTATTATCCTTGTTTAATAACCCCCAATATGCGACAGGATTTGCTTTGCATCTTGATCGAATACTTGATCTTGCAACCGTCAATCAGGAATCAAAGGAAAAAGTCTATATCATTTATGATTTGGCACATCAGGATGAAGCATTACGTTATGCTGTCAAATTACGTGAGACAAAGGGTATGGTTGTGGAGACGATACGCATAGATTCCAAAGAGGATCTTCAATTCATTCGTTCTAACAATAAAACGGTTGAGCGGATTTACTTTTTACAGGAGGACATAGAGGAATGA
- a CDS encoding acyl-CoA dehydratase activase-related protein: MKDIRKPMIGVSTAFTGKYLGSQVIFRFLENLQFPIRKTKMTKPQIVEAGSTLASSDFCLPLRIYVGHIYYLLQEHPEIDLLITPIVKGEYPDSSTCAKYRDLNGVIIRSLGSIAGYHLRQSSDKQIEVFQELVGSQKTQYLLHKVQSLPRIIAPEIESIERSHMRHVCFKLYRDIMGKGNGKEKFTKEQLENAFEEAYEIIVVKKRDQYQQKLANEEKIRLAIVGRHYLTEDPALSADIKKYFIKKGVEVFTIQDIPFEQLKQYYQQINGFYDTHKLGLAFIDYVFEQVDGFIVIGSFGCHPDAFQVEYFSQYIRERGKPVWTFKFDEQTGGVGFHTRFETILGFLKQKRDERIQNNRVILTSSLEKNPVVKEVAQQGNLRPIFIWPHMGPGIDLLLKEIWYQLGLQNYLYPPKPVNEETIQKGNVHYTETCSPYAFSMGSVRQTLDRLLDDLEKEAKELEQMVEPRRIILLMARGKGPCTFGWYAIAGEKALREEYADKLKRYGHTFGMVALDNEGRDLIPFLQELANVAENDQIKKIIRLLDTILIDHGKGKGRFQAIKAEFKLIKQLKQIVWPGWQKLLAYEELQNKALVTRAHEYQKGMTTLRLKYWIEKLDHVHTLEEIEEIKNTALYDLDSIPQDSEPKPKVVVVGEIYVALTSFANRGTVDHLLGQHGIEAVEGMRLSHFIKGAFKGLKMHYLNQHPLLKPWLDKLEALGWYHRNRWVREPFANPFLEHEIGGDGQPTVAYARHHIEQDGVDGILHIYPFKCMPEGMAKDALDEMSPIYGVKSLHLSFDKEIEIERLRTEIGTFATLLYQDLERKQGLNPQKEIERRQKIGQTIEQAYYHSKKSKSKVIKEKAL, from the coding sequence ATGAAAGATATACGAAAGCCAATGATTGGCGTATCGACTGCTTTTACGGGAAAATATTTAGGAAGCCAAGTGATTTTTCGCTTTCTGGAAAATTTGCAGTTTCCTATAAGAAAAACAAAAATGACAAAACCACAAATCGTTGAAGCAGGAAGTACTTTGGCGAGTTCTGACTTTTGTTTACCCTTAAGAATCTATGTGGGTCATATTTACTATCTTCTTCAAGAACATCCAGAGATTGATCTGTTAATCACACCGATTGTAAAAGGAGAATATCCCGATTCGAGCACATGTGCCAAGTACCGCGATTTAAATGGTGTAATCATTCGCTCTTTAGGGAGTATCGCCGGTTATCATCTAAGGCAAAGCAGTGATAAACAAATCGAAGTATTCCAAGAATTGGTGGGATCGCAAAAAACCCAATATCTCTTGCATAAAGTTCAATCCCTTCCTAGAATTATCGCACCAGAGATTGAATCCATTGAAAGATCCCATATGCGTCATGTTTGTTTTAAACTATATCGAGATATCATGGGAAAAGGCAATGGTAAAGAAAAATTCACCAAAGAACAATTGGAAAATGCTTTTGAAGAGGCTTACGAGATCATTGTTGTTAAGAAAAGAGATCAATATCAACAGAAATTGGCAAATGAAGAGAAAATTCGTTTAGCGATCGTTGGACGGCATTATTTAACTGAAGATCCTGCTCTATCTGCTGACATTAAAAAATATTTTATCAAAAAAGGTGTAGAAGTCTTTACGATTCAAGATATTCCCTTTGAACAACTAAAGCAATACTACCAACAGATCAATGGATTTTATGATACTCATAAATTAGGACTTGCTTTTATTGATTATGTATTCGAGCAAGTGGATGGTTTTATTGTCATTGGTAGTTTTGGCTGCCATCCTGACGCATTTCAAGTTGAATATTTTAGTCAATATATTCGTGAAAGAGGAAAACCCGTTTGGACGTTTAAATTTGATGAACAAACAGGTGGGGTTGGTTTCCATACTCGCTTTGAAACCATTCTTGGTTTCCTTAAACAAAAACGGGATGAACGAATACAGAATAACAGGGTGATTCTCACAAGCAGTTTAGAAAAAAATCCTGTAGTTAAAGAAGTGGCTCAACAGGGAAATCTTAGACCGATATTTATTTGGCCACATATGGGTCCAGGAATTGATTTGCTTTTAAAAGAAATCTGGTATCAACTTGGACTACAGAATTACTTATATCCGCCAAAACCAGTAAATGAGGAAACCATTCAAAAGGGAAATGTTCATTATACGGAAACCTGTTCTCCTTATGCTTTCAGTATGGGAAGTGTACGCCAGACATTGGATCGTTTACTAGATGATTTAGAAAAAGAGGCAAAAGAATTAGAGCAAATGGTTGAACCAAGAAGGATTATTCTCCTAATGGCAAGGGGAAAGGGACCATGTACTTTTGGCTGGTATGCCATCGCTGGCGAAAAAGCATTACGAGAAGAATACGCGGATAAGTTAAAGCGTTATGGACATACTTTTGGAATGGTTGCGTTGGATAATGAGGGGCGTGATCTGATCCCATTCCTTCAAGAATTAGCCAATGTGGCAGAAAATGATCAGATCAAGAAAATCATTCGACTTTTAGACACGATCTTAATTGACCATGGTAAAGGTAAAGGACGTTTTCAGGCTATAAAGGCAGAATTCAAATTGATTAAACAATTAAAACAGATTGTTTGGCCTGGGTGGCAAAAGCTCCTTGCTTATGAAGAACTACAAAATAAGGCATTAGTAACTCGCGCTCACGAATATCAAAAAGGGATGACTACTCTCCGTTTGAAATATTGGATTGAGAAATTGGATCACGTTCATACGTTAGAAGAAATTGAAGAGATTAAGAATACTGCACTCTATGACCTGGATTCAATTCCGCAAGATTCTGAGCCCAAGCCAAAAGTGGTGGTTGTTGGCGAAATTTATGTGGCTCTTACTTCCTTTGCCAATCGGGGAACCGTTGACCATTTGTTAGGGCAGCATGGAATCGAAGCGGTAGAAGGAATGCGCTTAAGTCACTTTATCAAAGGGGCATTTAAAGGATTAAAGATGCATTATCTAAATCAGCACCCCCTTTTAAAACCATGGTTAGACAAACTGGAAGCTCTTGGCTGGTATCATCGAAATCGTTGGGTTCGAGAACCTTTTGCCAACCCTTTTTTAGAACATGAAATTGGTGGCGACGGGCAACCCACTGTGGCATATGCTCGCCATCATATTGAACAAGATGGAGTAGACGGAATCCTTCATATCTATCCTTTTAAATGTATGCCAGAAGGAATGGCAAAGGATGCGCTTGATGAAATGAGTCCAATCTATGGGGTAAAAAGCCTTCACTTGTCTTTTGATAAAGAGATTGAGATTGAACGATTAAGAACAGAGATTGGTACCTTTGCAACACTGTTGTATCAGGATCTAGAACGAAAACAAGGGTTGAATCCACAAAAGGAAATAGAACGAAGACAAAAAATTGGCCAAACGATTGAACAGGCTTATTACCATTCGAAGAAGTCAAAAAGTAAAGTGATCAAGGAGAAAGCTTTGTAG